The following coding sequences lie in one Myxococcus xanthus genomic window:
- a CDS encoding DUF2293 domain-containing protein: MPESLTFAPTSDPRRVRAPDGRVLTVPDGWALLPPGDAGLTRRVKAAGPSWTVAEKVGRKLFSRGVWAPEAHILRARAVLEAERATPAYEKKLAAGRERRAREQEAYEVDFANAVLRFLAFSPAWLPHAKRMAVLVATHATPVGSGTVARTERIPLERRAEAAVIAWMRHQTTSYDDMRIARVKGARREVRRELADISRAVLDLHRRDAPHGPAACPLCTALTRT, encoded by the coding sequence ATGCCTGAATCCCTGACCTTCGCGCCGACTTCGGACCCTCGCCGCGTGCGCGCGCCGGATGGCCGCGTGCTCACCGTGCCGGACGGCTGGGCCCTGCTTCCCCCCGGTGACGCCGGGCTCACCCGCCGCGTGAAGGCGGCGGGGCCTTCCTGGACCGTGGCGGAGAAGGTGGGCCGCAAGCTCTTCTCCCGGGGCGTGTGGGCGCCGGAAGCGCACATCCTCCGCGCCCGCGCCGTCCTCGAGGCCGAGCGCGCCACCCCCGCCTACGAGAAGAAGCTGGCCGCCGGACGCGAGCGCCGCGCCCGCGAGCAGGAGGCCTACGAGGTCGACTTCGCCAACGCCGTGCTGCGCTTCCTCGCCTTCTCCCCGGCGTGGCTGCCGCACGCCAAGCGCATGGCGGTGCTCGTCGCCACCCATGCCACCCCCGTGGGCAGCGGCACCGTGGCCCGCACCGAGCGCATCCCCCTGGAGCGCCGCGCCGAGGCCGCCGTCATCGCGTGGATGCGACATCAGACCACGAGCTACGACGACATGCGCATCGCTCGGGTGAAGGGCGCCCGGCGGGAGGTGCGCCGGGAGCTGGCGGACATCTCCCGCGCCGTGCTGGACCTGCACCGTCGCGATGCTCCCCACGGGCCCGCAGCGTGCCCGCTGTGCACCGCGCTGACGCGGACCTGA
- a CDS encoding MarR family winged helix-turn-helix transcriptional regulator, protein MSMDDPLSLDRQICFPLYAAARAMTQAYAPLLSRLGLTYPQYLVLLVLWETDGETVKGMGERLYLDSGTLTPLLKRMESQGLVRRERSAEDARSVRIYLTSEGRALRRKATSIPEAMACKLGLTLEEATRLRRDVQRLFEVLSQSHVDSAK, encoded by the coding sequence ATGTCGATGGATGACCCGCTCAGCCTGGACCGGCAGATCTGCTTCCCGCTCTACGCGGCGGCCCGGGCGATGACGCAGGCGTATGCGCCGCTGCTGTCACGGCTGGGCCTGACGTACCCGCAGTACCTGGTGTTGCTGGTGCTGTGGGAGACGGACGGGGAGACGGTGAAGGGGATGGGGGAGCGGCTGTACCTGGACTCGGGGACGCTCACGCCGCTGCTCAAGCGGATGGAGTCCCAGGGCCTGGTCCGGCGGGAGCGGAGCGCGGAGGACGCGCGCTCGGTGCGCATCTACCTGACATCCGAAGGGCGGGCCCTGCGCCGCAAGGCTACGTCCATTCCCGAAGCGATGGCCTGCAAGTTGGGGCTGACGCTGGAGGAAGCAACCCGCCTGCGCCGCGACGTCCAGCGTCTTTTCGAAGTGCTTTCGCAGTCCCACGTTGATTCCGCGAAGTAA
- a CDS encoding DUF6068 family protein, producing the protein MPKPIASSLSRPAMLCAALALGTSCKSVEPHTTPSDGTTAPPEVSTQETVTEAEAETETETETETPTRRGNSPWLRARVGDRVAYSFSANRKAMGRQQPGTVPEAAVAGVVTLEVVAVELPWVWVTLYFTEDGGAPSRQPMLARPLVVPMRADESRALEVPREGKQSTEQLTAAGRQWEAKRYLNDKRAFDGPLENRLYATTPGLLYLTNGLLDASITLSGFGMGGGSQLTLVEARQGQEGGTGLPPALARPWGPGTWFDMRMETEGTTSVLRTCQAAERGFILRQQATPPISGAACPDFAQAEAVPLEEAVLARIWESLDARQWPPAPEGLAAPAKRETLTVGTHRVPALQFETAQPQANNVRVQAYAADPWEDALAGLAHEARFQPLLDRITPNGGGTQLTDWGVWVPGVTP; encoded by the coding sequence ATGCCAAAGCCTATCGCCTCCTCCCTGTCCCGCCCCGCGATGCTGTGCGCGGCCCTGGCCCTTGGCACGAGTTGCAAGAGCGTGGAGCCCCACACCACGCCCTCCGACGGCACCACCGCCCCGCCGGAAGTTTCCACCCAGGAGACCGTGACGGAGGCGGAGGCGGAGACGGAGACGGAGACGGAGACGGAGACGCCAACGCGGCGCGGCAACTCGCCCTGGCTGCGGGCTCGCGTGGGCGACCGCGTGGCGTATTCCTTCTCCGCCAACCGCAAGGCCATGGGCCGGCAGCAGCCCGGCACCGTGCCCGAGGCCGCGGTAGCCGGCGTGGTGACGTTGGAGGTCGTCGCCGTGGAGCTGCCCTGGGTCTGGGTGACGCTCTACTTCACCGAGGATGGCGGCGCGCCGTCGCGGCAGCCGATGCTGGCGCGGCCGCTGGTGGTGCCCATGCGAGCGGATGAGTCGCGTGCGCTGGAGGTCCCCCGCGAGGGCAAGCAGAGCACCGAGCAGCTCACCGCCGCGGGCCGCCAGTGGGAGGCGAAGCGGTACCTCAATGACAAGCGGGCATTCGACGGCCCCCTGGAGAACCGCCTCTACGCGACGACGCCGGGCCTGCTGTACCTCACCAATGGCCTGCTCGACGCGAGCATCACGCTGTCGGGCTTCGGCATGGGCGGCGGCTCACAGCTCACCCTGGTGGAGGCGCGCCAGGGACAGGAAGGTGGCACCGGCCTGCCTCCAGCGCTCGCCCGCCCTTGGGGCCCAGGCACCTGGTTCGACATGCGGATGGAGACGGAAGGCACCACGTCCGTGCTGCGCACCTGCCAGGCCGCGGAGCGAGGCTTCATCCTGCGTCAGCAGGCGACGCCGCCCATTTCGGGAGCGGCGTGCCCGGACTTCGCCCAGGCGGAAGCCGTGCCACTGGAGGAGGCGGTGCTCGCGCGCATCTGGGAGTCACTGGACGCACGGCAATGGCCCCCTGCCCCCGAGGGCCTCGCCGCACCAGCGAAGCGCGAGACGCTGACGGTGGGCACGCACCGGGTGCCGGCGCTCCAGTTCGAGACCGCGCAGCCCCAGGCGAACAACGTCCGCGTCCAGGCCTACGCCGCCGACCCCTGGGAGGATGCGCTGGCGGGGCTGGCCCACGAGGCCCGCTTCCAGCCACTGCTTGACCGCATCACGCCCAACGGTGGAGGCACGCAGCTCACGGACTGGGGCGTGTGGGTGCCGGGCGTCACACCGTAG
- a CDS encoding amidohydrolase, with protein sequence MSLRRLSGGLLGAVLLLTSLSGCARRVAPVDDNPGPVPEPTATTTVYVAQRIRTLDPAKPQVQALAVKDGKVLATGTKDEVLAAAGKDARVVDLGNATVVPGLTDAHGHLAGLGRGLVTVDLQGVDTKEEALERLASAPSSAFQGEWLLGRGWDQNDWPEKTFPSRADLDKRFPLRPVALSRVDGHALWVNGEALRRAGITRDTKDPAGGRILRGEGGEPTGILVDNAMELVESVLPPATDAQHAAQLTAALQRGAQVGLTGVHDAGMDLRTFRLLQRWDKEGKLPLRVYAMADGQTGDRETYLKDGPYEGRMLTMRAVKLTLDGALGSRGAALHQDYSDEPGHRGLLLLSPAEYEARVRAFMAKGFQVCTHAIGDRANTVVLDVLARAAEATGTLQSGRHRVEHAQIMRPEDIERLGRSGFIASVQPTHATSDMPWAEARVGAERIRGAYAWQRLKASGAVLALGSDFPVERPNVLAGLYAARTRQDVRGLPDGGWYGEQRLSGQEALEGFTVGAAHASFAEARRGRLQPGMDADFVALSVDPVDGPVTTLPGAEVRLTVVAGVEVYRAFQR encoded by the coding sequence ATGAGCTTGCGACGACTCAGTGGTGGATTGCTCGGAGCGGTACTCCTTCTGACAAGCCTTTCGGGCTGCGCCCGGCGCGTGGCGCCCGTGGACGACAACCCGGGCCCCGTGCCGGAGCCCACCGCGACCACCACGGTGTACGTGGCCCAGCGCATCCGGACGCTGGACCCGGCGAAGCCCCAGGTGCAGGCGCTCGCGGTGAAGGATGGCAAGGTGCTGGCCACCGGCACGAAGGACGAGGTGCTCGCCGCCGCGGGGAAGGACGCGCGCGTGGTGGACCTGGGCAACGCCACGGTCGTGCCGGGCCTCACCGACGCGCACGGGCACCTGGCGGGCCTGGGCCGCGGCCTGGTGACGGTGGACCTGCAGGGCGTGGACACCAAGGAGGAGGCCCTGGAGCGGCTCGCCTCGGCGCCCTCCTCCGCGTTCCAGGGTGAGTGGCTGCTGGGCCGCGGCTGGGACCAGAACGACTGGCCGGAGAAGACCTTCCCGTCGCGCGCCGACCTGGACAAGCGCTTTCCCTTGCGTCCGGTGGCGCTGAGCCGAGTGGACGGCCACGCGCTGTGGGTCAATGGCGAGGCGCTGCGGCGCGCCGGCATCACCCGTGACACGAAGGACCCGGCGGGCGGGCGCATCCTCCGGGGCGAGGGCGGAGAGCCCACCGGCATCCTGGTGGACAACGCCATGGAGCTGGTGGAGTCCGTGCTGCCGCCCGCCACGGACGCGCAGCACGCGGCGCAGTTGACCGCGGCGCTCCAGCGCGGCGCGCAAGTGGGTCTCACCGGTGTCCACGACGCGGGCATGGACCTGCGCACCTTCCGCCTGCTCCAGCGCTGGGACAAGGAAGGCAAGCTGCCGCTGCGCGTCTACGCCATGGCGGATGGCCAGACGGGCGACCGGGAGACGTACCTGAAGGACGGCCCCTATGAGGGGCGCATGCTCACGATGCGCGCGGTGAAGCTCACCCTGGATGGCGCGCTGGGCAGCCGGGGCGCGGCGCTGCACCAGGACTACAGCGACGAGCCCGGCCACCGTGGCCTGCTGCTGCTGTCCCCCGCGGAGTACGAAGCGCGCGTGCGCGCCTTCATGGCGAAGGGCTTCCAGGTGTGCACGCATGCGATTGGAGACCGGGCCAACACGGTGGTGCTGGACGTGCTCGCGCGCGCGGCCGAGGCCACCGGCACGCTCCAGTCCGGCCGGCACCGCGTGGAGCACGCGCAAATCATGCGCCCCGAGGACATTGAACGGCTGGGCAGGAGCGGCTTCATCGCCAGCGTGCAGCCCACGCACGCCACCAGCGACATGCCGTGGGCGGAGGCCCGCGTGGGAGCGGAGCGCATCCGCGGGGCCTACGCGTGGCAGCGGCTGAAGGCGTCCGGCGCGGTGCTGGCGTTGGGCAGCGACTTCCCCGTGGAGCGGCCCAACGTGCTGGCGGGCCTGTACGCGGCGCGCACGCGTCAGGACGTCCGGGGCCTGCCGGACGGCGGCTGGTACGGGGAGCAGCGGCTGAGCGGGCAGGAGGCGCTGGAGGGCTTCACCGTGGGCGCGGCGCACGCGTCCTTCGCCGAAGCCCGGCGCGGCCGGCTCCAGCCCGGCATGGACGCGGACTTCGTGGCACTGTCGGTGGACCCGGTGGACGGGCCCGTCACCACGCTGCCCGGCGCCGAGGTGCGGCTGACGGTGGTGGCCGGCGTGGAGGTCTACCGCGCCTTCCAGCGCTGA
- a CDS encoding DUF3037 domain-containing protein, with translation MPAPSSFDYAIIRVVPRVEREEFINAGVVLFCATQRFLGVRVEPDDARLKALWPEVDVDLVRGHLESFRRVCEGGKGSGPIGQLSQKERWHWVVAPRSTIIQTGPVHSGLCNEPQAALEHLLDTVVRMKRATPSPGGR, from the coding sequence GTGCCCGCGCCCAGCTCGTTTGATTACGCCATCATCCGCGTCGTCCCGCGCGTGGAGCGCGAGGAGTTCATCAACGCGGGCGTCGTCCTCTTCTGCGCCACCCAGCGCTTCCTGGGCGTGCGCGTGGAGCCGGATGATGCGCGGCTGAAGGCGCTGTGGCCCGAGGTGGACGTGGACCTGGTGCGAGGCCACCTGGAGAGCTTCCGCCGCGTGTGCGAGGGCGGGAAGGGCTCGGGGCCCATTGGCCAGCTGTCCCAGAAGGAGCGCTGGCACTGGGTGGTGGCACCGCGCAGCACCATCATCCAGACGGGGCCGGTGCACTCTGGCCTGTGCAACGAGCCCCAGGCGGCGCTGGAGCACCTGCTGGACACCGTGGTGCGGATGAAGCGAGCTACTCCGTCACCCGGCGGCCGGTGA
- a CDS encoding HipA family kinase has translation MPRTVTATRYVTPLREGGSLPAIIEADDAGLYVVKFRGAGQGAKALVAELIAGELARELGLRVPELVLVELDPALGRNEPDSEIRELLKASAGLNLALDYLPASVTFDPVADPAPTAAEASGIVAFDAYITNVDRTPRNPNMLTWHRNLWLIDHGASLYFHHSWDDWEARSQGRFAPIKDHVLLPWATALTEAGKHLGARITREVVERIVGAIPEAWLTSTESPFPTAEAHRAAYATWLLRRLEAVPAFIEEADRARAQLV, from the coding sequence ATGCCAAGGACGGTCACCGCCACGCGCTACGTGACGCCACTGCGGGAGGGCGGCTCGCTGCCGGCCATCATCGAGGCGGACGACGCGGGGCTCTACGTCGTGAAGTTCCGGGGTGCCGGACAGGGCGCCAAGGCGCTCGTCGCCGAGCTCATCGCCGGGGAGCTGGCCCGGGAGCTGGGCCTGCGGGTGCCGGAGCTCGTGCTGGTGGAGTTGGACCCGGCCCTGGGACGCAACGAGCCGGACTCCGAGATTCGCGAGCTGCTCAAGGCCAGCGCGGGACTCAACCTGGCGCTGGACTACCTTCCGGCGTCGGTGACGTTCGACCCGGTGGCGGACCCCGCGCCCACCGCGGCGGAGGCGTCCGGCATCGTCGCCTTCGACGCGTACATCACCAACGTGGACCGTACCCCACGCAACCCCAACATGCTGACCTGGCACCGGAACCTGTGGCTCATCGACCACGGGGCCTCGCTGTACTTCCACCATTCGTGGGACGACTGGGAGGCGCGCAGCCAGGGCCGCTTCGCGCCCATCAAGGACCACGTGCTGCTGCCGTGGGCCACGGCGCTGACGGAGGCCGGCAAGCACCTGGGCGCGCGCATCACCCGGGAGGTGGTGGAGCGAATCGTCGGGGCCATTCCGGAGGCGTGGCTCACGAGCACCGAGTCCCCCTTCCCCACCGCCGAGGCGCACCGAGCCGCCTACGCCACCTGGCTGCTGCGCCGGCTGGAAGCCGTGCCCGCGTTCATCGAGGAGGCGGACCGTGCCCGCGCCCAGCTCGTTTGA
- a CDS encoding TetR/AcrR family transcriptional regulator: MARPADPHARSALVSAARREFARRGLKGARIEDITAACGLSKGAFYLHFPSKEALFGEVVGAFESGLMEMNGRRMARMEGFFQTHGIPGAQDRIERSERYLRFLQLEKEHDLEALDWVWEFRDVSLVLTSGSQGTEFESLLWRVTDAQVERISHDFRRLQEAGAMDPELDARIFASIIVGSFLLLSTQMARLDEKPDLNAWANTLQRLCQEGTRPASPAPSKRVARRPRAAAENPRKTSRKRS, from the coding sequence ATGGCCCGTCCCGCCGACCCTCACGCTCGCAGTGCGCTGGTGTCCGCGGCCCGGCGGGAGTTCGCTCGCCGGGGGCTGAAGGGGGCGCGCATCGAGGACATCACCGCCGCGTGCGGGCTGTCCAAGGGCGCCTTCTACCTGCACTTTCCGTCCAAGGAGGCGCTGTTCGGGGAGGTGGTGGGCGCGTTCGAGTCCGGGCTGATGGAGATGAACGGGCGTCGCATGGCGCGCATGGAGGGCTTCTTCCAGACGCACGGCATCCCGGGCGCGCAGGACCGCATCGAGCGCAGCGAGCGCTACCTGCGGTTCCTCCAACTGGAGAAAGAGCACGACCTGGAGGCCCTGGATTGGGTGTGGGAGTTCCGGGACGTGTCCCTGGTCCTCACCAGCGGCAGCCAGGGCACGGAGTTCGAATCCCTGCTGTGGCGCGTGACGGATGCCCAGGTGGAGCGCATTTCCCACGACTTCCGGCGGCTGCAGGAGGCTGGCGCCATGGACCCGGAGTTGGACGCGCGAATCTTCGCCTCCATCATCGTCGGGTCCTTCCTGCTGCTCTCCACGCAGATGGCGCGGCTGGATGAGAAGCCGGACCTGAACGCGTGGGCGAACACGCTCCAGCGGCTGTGCCAGGAGGGCACCCGTCCGGCGTCGCCCGCCCCGTCCAAGCGTGTTGCGCGGCGGCCTCGTGCCGCCGCCGAGAACCCCCGAAAGACCTCGAGGAAACGCTCGTGA
- a CDS encoding rhomboid family intramembrane serine protease: MIPISDDNPTLRTPVVTYLLLGTIGFVWVFIQGAGLDAYRLAASVCNLGMVPGELTGKAALGLPVPLGDGLACVVDNEPINLLTPITSMFLHGGWGHLLGNCLFFWVFGNNVEDSMGRLRFVVFYLLCGLAAAAAHLLVDPSSPVPTVGASGAISGVMGAYLLLYPRVRVNMLFIIVIFIRVFSVPAWAVLLWWFCVQLFSGLPQLNTVSADASGGVAFWAHIGGFVAGMALIKLFQNPRYTNQRTSMRHRLHPNHP; encoded by the coding sequence ATGATTCCCATCAGCGACGACAACCCCACCCTCCGCACTCCCGTCGTGACATACCTGCTGCTCGGCACCATCGGCTTCGTCTGGGTCTTCATCCAGGGCGCCGGCCTGGACGCCTACCGGCTGGCGGCCAGCGTCTGCAACCTGGGCATGGTGCCCGGCGAGCTGACGGGCAAGGCGGCGCTGGGCCTCCCCGTTCCCCTCGGAGACGGGCTGGCGTGCGTCGTGGACAACGAGCCCATCAACCTCCTCACCCCCATCACCTCCATGTTCCTGCACGGCGGCTGGGGACACCTGCTGGGCAACTGCCTCTTCTTCTGGGTCTTCGGCAACAACGTCGAGGACAGCATGGGCCGCCTGCGCTTCGTGGTGTTCTACCTGCTGTGCGGACTGGCCGCGGCGGCGGCGCACCTGCTGGTGGACCCGAGCTCGCCGGTGCCCACCGTGGGCGCTTCCGGCGCCATCTCCGGCGTCATGGGCGCGTACCTGCTGCTCTATCCACGGGTGCGGGTGAACATGCTGTTCATCATCGTCATCTTCATCCGCGTCTTCTCCGTGCCCGCGTGGGCGGTGCTGCTGTGGTGGTTCTGCGTGCAGCTCTTCAGCGGCCTGCCCCAGCTCAACACGGTGAGCGCGGACGCGTCCGGCGGCGTCGCCTTCTGGGCGCACATCGGTGGCTTCGTGGCGGGCATGGCGCTCATCAAGCTGTTCCAGAACCCGCGATACACGAACCAGCGCACGTCGATGCGCCACCGGCTCCATCCCAACCATCCGTGA
- a CDS encoding S8 family serine peptidase, whose product MEISRKPKSPVSQSTRAGDTAKPAAAARPVEKAPVQTAKDGFDSAPTGGARGSNFVDRPKGNFVDRPTGLPQGTPSALPASAFTFGSGHVAVRPFAASAARAPVTLAASATPNAKVNDLQTTTSTVSFDQDVKLDSLKLNLDLAHTFKGDLVVKLTSPSGKTETLHNRQGGSADNIKGSFDLAAFKGESTKGTWTLSVEDKARRDTGTLKSWSLDAAGQTTGTGPIEEPKPQLSGPPVIAVFDGGVDFKHSDLDDAMWVNPNEVAGDGIDNDGNGVKDDIYGYNVGYNSGDVMRGSGTDHGTHVAGIIAAEDNGEGNTGVAAGKAKIMSLGGLYNGADLLTNFERGVDYMVKMKTEHGVNIRAVNASFGNEYRDAASVKRWTDAVQKLADADILLVAATANGYGSNLNDVADMPANIDLPNVITVASMDKKNDKLADFSSYGDKVVELAAVGEDVLSTVPGGGWEEMSGTSMATPTVAGAAALMFAENPNLTAAQVRDLLVQTVEVDSDLKGKVSTSGKLDIAAAVAAAKATLEDDTTVAGR is encoded by the coding sequence ATGGAAATCTCTCGCAAGCCGAAGTCGCCCGTGTCGCAGTCCACCCGCGCTGGTGACACGGCCAAGCCGGCCGCTGCGGCCAGGCCCGTGGAGAAGGCGCCGGTCCAGACGGCGAAGGACGGCTTCGACTCGGCGCCCACGGGTGGCGCGCGGGGCTCCAACTTCGTGGACCGCCCGAAGGGCAACTTCGTGGACCGCCCCACGGGCCTGCCCCAGGGCACCCCGTCGGCGCTGCCGGCCTCGGCCTTCACCTTCGGCTCCGGCCACGTCGCCGTCCGTCCCTTCGCGGCGAGCGCGGCCCGCGCGCCCGTCACGCTGGCGGCGTCCGCCACGCCCAACGCGAAGGTGAACGACCTCCAGACGACGACGTCCACCGTGTCCTTCGACCAGGACGTGAAGCTGGACTCGCTGAAGCTGAACCTGGACCTGGCGCACACCTTCAAGGGTGACCTGGTCGTCAAGCTGACCAGCCCCTCCGGCAAGACGGAGACCCTCCACAACCGCCAGGGCGGCAGTGCGGACAACATCAAGGGCAGCTTCGACCTGGCCGCCTTCAAGGGCGAGTCCACCAAGGGCACCTGGACGCTCTCCGTCGAGGACAAGGCACGCCGCGACACCGGCACCCTGAAGAGCTGGAGCCTGGACGCCGCTGGTCAGACGACGGGCACGGGCCCCATCGAGGAGCCGAAGCCCCAGCTCTCCGGCCCGCCGGTCATCGCCGTGTTCGACGGCGGCGTGGACTTCAAGCACTCCGACCTGGATGACGCGATGTGGGTCAACCCGAATGAAGTCGCGGGTGACGGCATCGACAACGACGGCAACGGCGTCAAGGACGACATCTACGGCTACAACGTCGGCTACAACAGCGGCGACGTGATGCGCGGCAGCGGCACGGACCACGGCACGCACGTGGCCGGCATCATCGCCGCAGAGGACAACGGCGAGGGCAACACCGGCGTCGCCGCGGGCAAGGCGAAGATCATGAGCCTGGGTGGCCTGTACAACGGCGCGGACCTGCTCACGAACTTCGAGCGCGGCGTCGACTACATGGTGAAGATGAAGACCGAGCACGGCGTGAACATCCGCGCCGTCAACGCGAGCTTCGGCAACGAGTACCGTGACGCGGCCTCCGTGAAGCGCTGGACGGACGCGGTGCAGAAGCTGGCTGACGCGGACATCCTCCTGGTCGCGGCCACGGCGAACGGCTACGGCAGCAACCTGAACGACGTGGCGGACATGCCCGCCAACATCGACCTGCCCAACGTCATCACCGTGGCGTCCATGGACAAGAAGAACGACAAGCTCGCGGACTTCTCCTCCTACGGGGACAAGGTCGTGGAGCTGGCCGCGGTGGGCGAGGACGTGCTGAGCACCGTCCCGGGCGGCGGCTGGGAGGAGATGAGCGGCACCTCCATGGCCACCCCGACGGTGGCGGGCGCCGCGGCGCTGATGTTCGCCGAAAACCCCAACCTGACGGCCGCGCAGGTGCGTGACCTGCTGGTCCAGACGGTGGAGGTGGACTCCGACCTCAAGGGCAAGGTGAGCACCAGCGGCAAGCTGGACATCGCGGCCGCCGTCGCCGCCGCCAAGGCCACGCTCGAGGACGACACCACGGTCGCCGGGCGCTGA
- the rnz gene encoding ribonuclease Z produces the protein MSLLRLTFLGTSAAQPTLHRNLSGLAVKAHADLLLFDCGEGSQRQMVRYGTGFTVDAVFFTHFHADHYLGIIGFLRTLGMTGRSEPIHLYGPPSAKRLLHQAVHLGVESMSFPVEIHELKDGDVVPRKGYAVHAVGVDHRINALGYALVEDDRPGRFNLDVARSLGVPEGPSFGKLQRGEPVTLEDGRTVKPEDVLGAPRPGRRLVISGDTRPCPSMVKAAKDADLLVHESTFSDDEQERAVETRHSTAREAARVAREAGARRLVLTHLSSRHDTDPSKLLTQAREEYQGPVEVAFDGFTVELPLRD, from the coding sequence ATGTCCCTCCTCAGGCTCACGTTCCTCGGTACATCCGCCGCGCAGCCCACGCTGCACCGGAACCTGTCCGGACTCGCGGTGAAGGCGCACGCGGACCTGCTGCTCTTCGACTGCGGTGAGGGCAGCCAGCGGCAGATGGTTCGCTACGGCACCGGCTTCACCGTGGACGCGGTGTTCTTCACGCATTTCCACGCGGACCACTACCTGGGCATCATCGGCTTCCTGCGCACGCTGGGCATGACGGGGCGCTCAGAGCCCATCCACCTGTACGGCCCGCCCTCCGCGAAGCGCCTGCTCCACCAGGCCGTCCACCTGGGCGTGGAGTCCATGTCCTTCCCAGTGGAGATTCACGAACTGAAGGACGGTGACGTGGTGCCACGCAAGGGCTACGCGGTCCACGCGGTGGGCGTGGACCACCGCATCAACGCCCTGGGCTACGCGCTGGTGGAGGACGACCGGCCCGGGCGCTTCAACCTGGACGTGGCGCGCTCGCTGGGTGTGCCGGAGGGCCCCAGCTTCGGAAAGCTCCAGCGGGGCGAGCCGGTGACGCTGGAGGACGGGCGGACGGTGAAGCCGGAGGACGTGCTGGGCGCGCCGCGCCCCGGGCGCCGGCTGGTCATCTCCGGGGACACGCGCCCGTGCCCGTCCATGGTGAAGGCCGCGAAGGACGCGGACCTGCTGGTCCACGAGTCCACCTTCTCCGACGACGAACAGGAGCGGGCCGTGGAGACCCGGCACTCCACCGCGCGGGAAGCGGCGCGTGTGGCGCGAGAGGCGGGAGCACGGCGGCTGGTGCTCACCCACCTCTCCAGCCGGCACGACACCGACCCCTCGAAGCTGCTCACGCAGGCGCGTGAGGAGTACCAGGGGCCGGTGGAGGTGGCCTTCGACGGGTTCACCGTCGAATTGCCCCTCCGGGACTGA
- a CDS encoding organic hydroperoxide resistance protein, with product MAPVAISPLYSTSATTHGGRNGRVKSEDGVLDLPLAMPKELGGAGGAVTNPEQLFAAGYSACFESALRLVARMQGKNLGNDAGVRATVTIGKTPDGGFGLAVELQGILPGIPNDEAQKLMAAAHEVCPYSKATRGNIDVKVSVAG from the coding sequence ATGGCTCCCGTCGCTATCAGCCCGCTGTACAGCACCTCCGCCACCACCCACGGTGGCCGCAACGGCCGCGTGAAGTCGGAGGACGGCGTCCTGGACCTGCCCCTGGCCATGCCCAAGGAGCTGGGTGGCGCGGGCGGCGCCGTCACCAACCCGGAGCAACTCTTCGCGGCGGGCTACTCCGCCTGCTTCGAGAGCGCGCTGCGGCTGGTGGCGCGCATGCAGGGGAAGAACCTGGGCAACGACGCGGGCGTGCGCGCCACCGTCACCATCGGCAAGACGCCGGACGGCGGCTTTGGGCTCGCGGTGGAGCTCCAGGGAATCCTGCCGGGAATCCCCAATGACGAGGCCCAGAAGCTGATGGCGGCGGCTCACGAGGTGTGCCCGTACTCGAAGGCCACGCGCGGCAACATCGACGTGAAGGTCTCCGTCGCTGGCTAG